Part of the Nocardia farcinica genome, GGCCACCGTCTGCACCGACGACCAGCCGGGCCGCTCGTTCTGGGTCTTACAGGCGCCTTCGGAGGTGAGGTTGCCCGCGGCCGCGACCACCACGACGTTGCGGTCGAAGGCGTACTTCACCGCGGCGCCGAGGGCGGCGTCCTCGGGTGTCGCGCCCGCCGCCGAACAGGCCACCTCGGAGATGTTGATGACGGTGGCGCCCATGTCGACCGCACGCACCACGGCGCCGGCCAGGGTGAGCACATTGCCGTAGCCGGAGGTCGTGATGGCCCCGGACTGCTCGCCGGAGCGGCGGTCCTTGGGCTCGTAGGCCAGGCTGAGCTGGCGGATGGCGAGGATCTCCGCGTCGGGGGCGACCCCGGCGAAGGCGTCGTCGGGGCTCGGCGCGGCGGCGATGATGCCCGCGACCAGCGTGCCGTGGCCGTCGCAGTCCACGGTGCCGTCGGTGTCGGCGACGTAGTCGCCGCCCGCCTGCAGCGCGCGCAGCCGCGGATGCCGGTTGACGCCGGTGTCGATGACGGCGACCTTCTGGCCCGCGCCGCGGCTGAACTGCCAGGCCGTGGGCAGGTCGAGCACGGCCTGCGCCAGTGGCGGTTCCACCGGCGGCGCACCGGTGAGGATCGGCTCCGCGCACACCGATCGCTGCTCGGTGGGCTCGAGCGGGGCGGGCCTGCCGCTGATGGCCAGCGCCGCGCCCAGGGCGCCGTCGTCGACGACCGGCGGCCCGATCGCCGCCGCCGAGGCGGGCAGGGCGAACACCGCCGCGCCGAGAACCACGGCGGCGCCGACTGTTCCGGCGGCGCGGCGCAGCCCCAGCCGCCGGTTCATAGGTTCAGGTTCCTCGCCATCGAGTAGATGCCGAGCAGCCACAGCGCCAGCGGGATGATCGCGCAGATCAGCAGATATTCGAAGATCTCACCGGCGCGCCTGGTGACCGGGGTGATCTCGATGTGCGGACCGATCACACCGAAGGCGACCACGGCGGCGGCCAATGCCAGCAGCAGCCCACCCGAGAGCAGCCACAGCCCGGAATCGCCGAAGGCCAGGGCGGTGAGCAGGCCGGCGATCACCGACGCACCCGCCACGATCAGCGTGCCCGCCTGCACCAGATCGGCGAACGCGCGGCCGCGCAGGCACAGGATGATCGCGGTGATCACGGCCAGGGTGAGGCCCTGCCACCGCACGTGCCCCAGCGGGTCGGCGGTGCCGAGCGCGCCGACCGCCGCGACGACGGCCGCGCCGATCACCATGCCGGTCTGGTACTGATTGGCGGCCCTGGCGCGCTCGCCGAGCCCGACGGCCGAGGGCAGCGCGGTCGCACCGATCGCACCGATGCCCTCGATGGTCGGGCGCTGCTCGTGGTCGGCCGGGTCGATGGCGGCGCCCGCGGTCGGCACCGGCGGCACCGGCAGCCGGGCGGCGACGGCGGCGAGCCGCGGGATCATCGACAGCAGGATGATGGCGCCCACCAGCAGGCCGACCGCGATCCGGGGCAGCGGCGTGTCCCACACCATCCGGACCAGTGCCGCCACCCCGCCGAACAGCGCCAGCGTGACCGCCGCCGCGCAGAGGGTGGCCCCGACGCCGGTGGCACGGTACAGCCCGACGGCGATCACCAGGCTCACCGAGCAGCCGAGCATCAGGTGCGGGCTGCCCAGCTCACCGGGCACGAAAAGGGCGGCGCCGCCGAAGAACAGCAGCAGCGCCGTCAGCGACAGCCACAGCGCGGTGAGCCGGTCGTCGTACTTGCGCACCGCGATGACGGCGGCGGCGACCGCGGCCAGCCCGGCGCCGGTCGCGAGGAACGGCGCGGCGAGGCCACCACCGTGACCGCGGCCGATGGCGAACAACCCGAGCGCGAGCAGCACCACCGTCACGCAGGCGGCCAGGCCGGTCCAGCGGGCCGACCGCGGCGACCAGCTGTGGTGGTCTTCGGCGGTCAGCCGGGAGACGGCGTCGATGACGTCGTCGAACAGCGCCGGCGACTCCTTGGCCGTCACCGAGCGCAGCACCAGGAGTTCGCCGTCGTAGACCTCGGCCTCGGTCAGCGTGCGGCTGGGCGGGATGGCGTCGCGACCGAGCCGGGCCAGCGTCCAGTGCTGGGTCTCGAGCGGCGCGGCGCCCTCCTCGCTGTCCACCGGGTCGGGGTTGCGGGATTCGATCAACGCCACCAGATCCCGCATGAAGGTGGCGATCGGCACCGTCGCGGGCAGGCCCACATCCACCTGGGTGTTGCCGCCGATCACCGAGACACGGCACAGTTCGGGCTCAGCGGCTACCGCGCCGCTGCTCAGCGATTCGGTCAATTGCTGAACGACCCCAGTTCCCTACTGAACAAATCCCGACCATTACACGACCCTTGCGCATTCGCGCGCTGCGGGTACACGCGTTGCGGCGGACCGGCAGCGAAACCTAATGTATCGGACAGACTCAACGCACGCGATCGGTAGGCTGGCTGAAATATGAACGCAGGCAGTATCACTGGTGAACAGCTCGGGGGCCGGTTCCGATGAGCGGCAACCGGCAGGCTCAACGCGCCTTCGACGCGGGGGTCCTCTCGCTGGGCCTCACCATCGACGGCCAGGAGTCGACACGCGATCTCGAATACGCCAAATTGGCATTCCAGCGTGCCACCGAATGGGATCCGACGATGTGCGACGCCTGGCTCGGGCGCGCCGCCGCCGGTGAGGTGACCGGCGAGGTACTGCACAACCTCTACAAGACCAGCACCACCACGCTGTTTCGTGAGCAGCGCCGCCTCGGCCTGCCGCCGCGGGCGCTGTCGGGCCGGTTCCTCTCCGGTCTGTACATCGACTACCCGCTGGCCAGCTACACCGAGATCTGGCTGGCCAAGGCCGCGCACCTGATCTCGGAGAAGGAATTCGGCGAGGCCGAGCAGGTGCTCGACGAACTCGCCGAACACCGGCGCCGGGTGAGCACCCCCGAACCCGAGCGGGTCGCCGACGACCGGATCTGTGCGTATGTGCGCGGTGTCCTGCACTTCACCACCCAGCGCTGGCCCGACGTGATGTCGGTGCTGGCCGGCTCCGCGGAGTGGGACGACCCGTATCTGGCCGCCGGCGCGCACGTGATGGTCGGCACCGCCTGCGCGCAGCTCGGCCTGTTCGGCGAGGCGATCCGGCGGTTGGAGCAGGCCGAGGCGGGGCCGATCCCGGCGGCGCGCACCACCGCCATGTACAGCCGCGGCCTGTGCCTGCGCGAAACCGGCGAGGAGGACAAGGCGCAGGCCCTGTTCGAGAAGGTGTATTCGCAGTCACCGGATTTCGCGGCCAACACCGCGGCCATGCGCGACCGCACCTACCGCATCACGGTCACCACCAAGGAGGTGATCGACGCCCGCACCGACAAGTGGGATCCGGCCTCGGCGCCCTCGGCCGAGCAGATGCGCAACGCCGACGCCGAGGACCGCGCCAAGAAGATCCTCGCCGAGGCCCGCGCCGAACTCGACCGCCAGATCGGCCTGGAGTCGGTGAAGACGCAGGTCGCCAAGCTCCAGGCGACCGCGCAGCTGGCGAAGATCCGTGCCGAGAAGGGCATGGCGTCGGTACCGCGCGGCAACCACCTGGCCTTCACCGGCCCGCCCGGTACCGGCAAGACCACGATCGCCCGCGTGGTCGCCAAGATCTACTGCGGGGTCGGACTGCTCGAGACCGACAAGGTGGTCGAGGCCAAGCGCATGGATTTCGTCGGCCAGCACCTGGGCAGCACCGCGATCAAGACCGACAAGCTGATCGACAGCGCGATGGACGGTGTGCTGTTCATCGACGAGGCGTACACGCTGATCCAGACCGGGCTGTCCGGCGGTGACGCGTTCGGCCGGGAAGCGGTGGACACCCTGCTGGCCAGGATGGAGAACGACCGCGATCGGCTGGTCGTCATCATCGCGGGCTACGACGGCGAGATCGACCGGCTGCTGGCCGCCAACGACGGCTTGGCCTCACGCTTTGCCAAACGCCTGCAATTCCCGTCCTACACCCCCACCGAGCTGGGCCAGATCGGCAAACTCATCGCCTCCTCGCGGGATTCGGAACTCTCGGACGAGGCGCTGGCACTGCTGGAACAGGCCTGCGACGGGTTGTACCACTCCGAGCGCATCGATCAGAGCGGTCAGCCGCGGCGCGGCATCGACCTGGCGGGCAACGGGCGCTTCGTGCGCAACGTCATCGAGGCCGCCGAGGAGGAACGCGAATTCCGGCTCGCCAACGACGATTCCCTCGATCTGAGCACGGTGGACGCGTCGGTGCTGATGCGCATCGAGGCCGCCGACATGCGGGCCGCGCTCGCCGGGGTGCTGTCCTCGCTCGGAGTGACCGACCTGCCGACCGCCTGAGCGGGTCAGCGGCCGGAGGCGGCAGCGCAGCATCACCACGCAGGCCGCCCCGCTCAGGCGAAAATCCAACACCGCCTGAGTGGGTCAGCGGCCGGAGGCGGCAGCGCAGCATCACCACGCAGGCCGCCCCGCACAGGCGCGATCAAACACCGCCTGAGCGGGTCAGCGGCCGGAGGCGGCAGCGCAGCATCACCACGCAGGCCGCCCCGCTCAGGCGAGATCCAACACAGCCTGAGCCGCATCAGCGGGTGGTCGGCAGGGCGTCGTGCTGGACCAGCGCGTCGGTGGCCGACAACGTCGGACCGGGCACCAGTTGCCCGATGACGGCCCACGGGGCCAGCCGCGGTTCCTCCCCGAGTCCGAGCACCGCCGCGGTGGCCAGATCCGGGATGCCGTAGCGGATTCCGTTGTCGGCCACGTAGAACAGGCTGCCCCGGCGGGGACTGCCCGGCTCCATGCCGGTCACCTGGACGAACTCCCCCGACGACGGGCGCAGGTAGGCGGTGTCCACGCGGTCGCCGATGCCGTCGGAGGTCGCCAGGGTGACCGGAAGGGCCGATTCCGGCATCGGCGTGCGGGTGCCCGCCAGCAGCCGCACGGTGGCGCGGTCCGCGCTGCCCTCGGCGGTGGCGTCTTCGGTGGGGTCGGTCTTGCCCCAGGTCAGGCAGCTCACCGGCGCGTCCTCGGCGGACACGATCCGCGGCGCGGTCTCCGGGAAATGGTCCACCGGCAGCGTATTCAGCAGCGGGATACCGGCCAGCACATCCGGGGGCATGGTCTTGATCTGGCTCATGCCCTGGGAGTCCGCCGTGCGAATGACCTCGGCGGTGAAGGCGCTGACGCGCTGCACGCCGTCGGCGAGCACCACGTACAGCTCGCCGGAGCCGGAGCCCCCGACGGAGATGACGCCGCCGACCGGCACCTCGGCCAGCCGGCCCGGCCCCGGCTTGCCCGCGTCCGGGATATCCGGCGCGGCCAGCGGCGGCACGGCGGCGGCCGCGTCGAGCAGTCCCGCACCGACCGGGCGCGGCCGATGCCCGGACAGGTCGAGGGCCCGCGCCATCACCGAGTTGCCCGGATCGAGCGCGGCGCGTTTGCCGTCGTAGAGCAGGTAGGTGCGGTCGGCGCGGCGCACCAGCACGGCCTCGTCGGCACCCAACGCGCGAATGCGCTCGCTGAGCTGCGGTTCTCCCGCCACGACCGTCGTCTGCACGCCCGTCGCCGAAGCCGCGCTGCCGGTGACCGACAACGCCACGGTGTCGCAGATGGTCCAGTCGGAGCGGTCGCCCTGCGCGGAGCCGGGCAGCGCCGACGGCGCACCGGGAATGCCGAGCAGCGGGCCGCGCGGCTCACCGGCGAGCTTGCTGTCCTTGACCGAATGCGGCGATTCGCTGCTGCCCGCGATGAGCCGGGCCGAGGCGAGGTTGAGCACCGGATGCAGCCTGCGCTCGCCGTCCTCGCGTTCGACCACCACGTAGAGCGCGCCGCTGTCCTTGCCGACGACGATCAGCGCGTCACCGATGGCGCCCTGCGGGCGCAGGAACGCCATGATCGCCGCGCCCGCCACCACCAGCAGCCCGATCACCGCGCCGACCATCAGCGAACGGGCCTGCGACCGCATGGGGTCGTGCAGCATCCGCACATCCCGGCGCACCAGGGCGTGATCGAGCCTGCGCAACAGAAATCGGTATCCGTTGACCTGAGCCTTCGTGGTCAGCTGAGCGGGCACGTGGTCTCCATCGAATGCTTGGCTCCATCGAATGCTTCGCGGCCGGTTGTCCGGTGATTCTTTACAGTATCGCGGGCACGGGCGGCGTGCCCGGCCAGGCGGTAGGGTGAGCACGAAAGATGCCGCCGGAGCGGGTGATCCGGTGCGCGCTCGGAGCCGATCAATCGTGGACGAGGCCGTGAACGAACCGAATTCCGAATCCGCGCACAGCGCGCGAGCGAACGGAGAACCGAAATACGGTGAACGCCGCATTGCGTGACCCGGAATTCTGGTTGTTCCGCCATATTCCGTTGCGCTACATGATTCCGCTGGCATTGTTCGCGGCCTTGGCGGCCTGGGTGGCCACCGCATTCGACGCACCCGCCGCCGTGATCGCGATCGTCGTCGCGGTGGTGCTGATCGCCGGTGCGGCGCCGGTGCGGCGGCGCCACCCCCGCAATGTGGTGGGGATGATCGCGCGGGCTATCGCGTTCCGGCGTCGCCGGGTGCGGCCGGACAAGCTGCCCGCGGGCGGCGAGGCGGTGGACGTGCCGTTGGCCGAGGGCGGCAGCTACGGCGTGCGCTGGGACAACGGCCTGCTGATCACCATGATGCGGATCGACCCGCCGCCGGACGCGCTCACCCTGCTGCGCCGCGGTTCGCTGAGCACCGACCAGGTGCTGCCGCTCACCGAGATCGGCCGGTGCCTGAGCCAGTTCGACATCCAGCTCGCCTCGATCGACGTCATCAGCACCGGCGCACGCACCGCGAGTAACGGCATCGTCGCCCGCCTCTACGACAGCATCATCGGCCCGCTGCCCGCCATCGCGCACCGCACGGTGTGGCTGGTGCTGCGGCTCGACCCGCTGGCGAACGTACGCGCGGTGGACAATCGCGGCGGCGGCGCGACCGGCACCCTGCGCACCGCCATCATCGCCACCCGGCGGGTGGCCAATCGGCTCGCCGCCCTCGACATCTCCACCTCGGTGCTGACGGCGAGCGAGATGAACGCGGCCGTGCGGGTGCTCACCCGCGGTGTCGCCCTGGAGGACTTCGCGGAGACGCCGCACTCGCTCGTGCACGACGGTGTGCACCTGACCAGTTACGAGATCGGCCCGGAACTGATCGGTTCCCGCGGGTTCGCCGACATCTGGGCGACCCCGAGTATGAGCACCACGGTCACCGTGCGGTTGCGCCCCGGCGAGCAGCGGTCCGCGCAGCCCGAGGACTCCCCGCCGATCACCCTGGGCGCGCTGGTGCGCTTCGACACCGAGGCCGAGCCGGCCGCCCCGCCGGTGGCCGGTCTGCGGCCGCTGCCGGGACGGCAGTTCCGCGCCCTGCTCGACTGTCTGCCCGCCCAGTTCACCGGGCACGACGGCGTGAGCGACTACCGCGGCCCGCTCGACGCGCTGGACGGCATCGCGTTGCCGACCGCGGGCTGTGGCCAGCTGATCGGCGCCGACGAACTCGGACAGGGCATCGCCGTGCCGTTGATCGGCGAGGGCACCCGGCACCTCGAGGTGATCGGCAAGCTCGACCTGGCTCAGCAGGTGATCCTGCGCGCGATCGCGTTGGGCGCGCACGTGGTGGTGCACACCGACCGGCCGGAGGCGTGGCATTCGATGGTCGTCAACGTCGGTGACCCGTACGCGCTCTCGCTGGCCCCGCGCTTCGCGGGCACCGGCCATCCCCCCGCTCCCCCGGCCGCCGCCACGCCGGGTCCGTTCCCGGCCGCCACGGTCATCGTCTTCGACGGCATCGCGCCGACCGCGCAGGCCGGTGGTGCCACGATCGTGCACGTGCGCGCACCGCACGCACCGGCGAGTGCGGTGGACGCCGATGTGGTGCTGATCCAGGATCCCGCGGCGCCCAACTCCATCACCGTGCGCACCTCCACCGCGACCACCACGGTCACGATGGTCACCACCCCCGACGAAATGCGGTACATCGGCGAATCCCTGGTCGCCGCGCGCTGATCCGCGCGCACGACAACGGCCGGCCGACACGGTGTCGACCGGCCGTCGTGGCCCCGGGCGCTCAGAAGCTGAAGCCGTCGCCGATCTTCTGGTCGGTGCCGAGCGCGCGCTGCAGCGCGTTCTCGACGGCCGCGGCCACCTTGTTCAGGATGACCAGGGTGTCGCCGAACTCGTTGTCCCACTTGGACTTCACCGTGGTGAAGCCGGCCAGCGCCGCGTTGCCCTCCCAGGCCTGGGACAGCTTGGCGGCGGCGGTCTCGAGGTTTTCGCCCTCCTGCTGGAGCTTGGCGTAGTTCTCGTTCAAGTTGTTGAACAACTCGGTCATCGTGGCTTCGTCGTAAAGCATGTGGTCGGACATAATCCCGCCCTTCGTCTAGTGGAGTCTGTGTCCTGGAGGATCAGGCGAGCCGCAGGCCGCCGAACTCCTCGTAGCCCTGCGCGTCCATCTCACGCAGCTGCACGGTGCCCGTGCCGACCTGCTGCTCGATCTCGCGCAGCACGCCGTTGAGGCGGTGGGTCTCGGCGTCCCATTCGGCGACGGCCTGGGCGAAGGCCGTGTTCGCCTCGCCCTTCCAGCCGGCGCGCGCGGCGTCGACGGCGGTGTCGATGGCGGCCAGCGTGCGCTGGATCGCGTCGACGGCGTCGGCCATCTCGTTCTTGGCGGCTTCGGCTATGTCGTGCTGTGCTTGCACCATGACGTGTGCACCTTCCTTCTGGGTGTATGCGGTGTGCCAGAAGGTGATGCCGGGACGGCATCACCCGAGTCGGAGATGATTACTGCGGTAGCCACCTCCCCCCGGGCAAGGTTTCGATCAGCCCGGAAATCGCCTGGGCGACACGGTGATCGGTGCCCGGTGTGACGGTGGACCAGACCTGCTGGTCCGGCGCGATCCCGGGGGCGACCACGATGCGGCCACGACCGGTCTCGTACACCACGGCCGCGCAGGGCGGTCGCGTGGTCACGCCGTCGACGTGCGCGTAGGCGACGATCTCGGCGTAGGCACGGCAGGACTCGAAGGCGAGTCCGTAGCGGGGGGCGTCGCGCTCGGCGACGCCGAGGGCGTAGACGGCGTCGGTGAAGTCGGCCGACGTGCGCGCCGCCGACAGCCGCTCGGCCAGTTCGGCCGCCGGTGCGCTGAACGGCGCGACGTCGGCGGGTTCGGCCGGGCCGAGCGCGCGCAGCAGCGCGGCCACCAGCGCCGACCCGGACTCGTCCGACCAGGCGGGCTCGATCCGGATGTCGTCCCCGCGGCGCAGCGCCAGCGCGTGCCGCTCACCACGCAGCGCCAGGCACAACCTCGTCGGCGCGCCGTCACCGGGGTAGACCCGGGCCACCAGCTCGCGGTCCGGCTGGGCGAGGACGTACATCGCGTCGGCCAGTTCGGGGTCGACCTCGCCGTACCCGTCGATCAGGCCCGCGCCGGTCAGATCCGCGACGGCGCGACGCTGGGCCGCGGTCCACGCGTCGTAGGTCTGCTGGCGCGGGCCGATGCCGAGCACCAGCGGCATGGTCTGGATGCCGAGCCGTTCGGCGAGGGCGAGCACGCCGTCGTTGGTCAGGGTCGTCACGGCGCGCTCCCGGTCGTTCCGCGATCCTGCGGCACCGCACCGGGTTCCGGCGCACCGAGCACGGCGGGCGCGGCGACGATCCCCAGTTCGGCGCCGAGTGCGTCACCGACGGCGGTGGCGCCCGACGGCGATTCGTACTCCTGTTCCTGGGCGGCCGCCGCGGCGCCGACCGCGCCGGGCACCAGCGGCACCGCCGATCCGCCCGCGGGCACCGGCTGCGGCGCCGGCGCGGTGTGGGTGAGGGTTTCGGTCTCGGCGGACTGCACGAACACCGGCGCCTGGTAGGCGGTCTTGGCGCGCGGAATCGCGCCGAGGCCGTAGCCACCCGCGCGGACGACACCCGGCGCCGCGGGCGGCACCGCGCCGGCGGTCACGGGTGGCGCGGCGGCGGCCGTCTGCTCGGCCGCCAGCGCCGCGGGCGAGACGAGTGCGGGCGGTTCGCGCTGCTCCCACGGCATCGCCAGCGGCTCGGTCGCGGCCTCGTAGGCGCGCATCACCCGGGAGGCCGCGGCCTTGGCCACATCGGCATCGGCGTCGGTCTCGGCGGCCACCGCCCGGATGGGCGCGCCGAGCCCGGCGGTCATCGCCTCCAGCATGCGCTTGGCCTCGGCCAGCGCGGCCAGCTCCCCGCCGTCGGGCATCGCGAGCCGGGCCACCTCGTAGGCGGCGGCCTGGGCGTGCGCCTTCGCCGCGTGATCGGCGGCCGCACCCGCCGCCTCGATCAGCCAATCACGGAGGCCGGTCACCTTCTCGAGCACATCCCGGCTGGTGGTCGACTGCCACGCGCCCCGGAGGGTCGCCATCACCAGCTCGTATTCGACCACCGCCGCGCCGAAGCTCTCGGCGAGCCTGCCCCACGCCGCGCCGGCTTCGGCGAGCGGGACGGAGCCGGGACCGGTGCGCAGCTCACGCGCCATCCGGTCCGGCTCCATGGCCTCCCAGACGACCCCGGTGAATCCGGGCTGCGGTGGTTCGATCATCGTCGTGCTCCGTACCGGGTCCGCCCGGATCTCAGGCGGCACCGCCGGAACCGGCGCCACCGAAATCGGCGGTGTTGTCGTCCTCCGCGCGGCCGAACTCGTCGACCTGACCGCGCAGGACGGCGGCCAGCTTGCGTAGCTCGAGCACGCCCGCGGTGGCGTTCTCGGCGTAGTTCGCCGCCACCTGGTTCATGGTCTGCGCCGCGCGCGTCGACACCGCGTCCAGCCCCGCGGGTTCGACCGTCAGGGCGGGTTCGTTGTCCCGCAAGCCCTGTTCGAGCCGGTCGGCGAGGTCGTCGAGCCGCGTCGCCACCTCCCGCGCGACCGTCGGGTCGAATTGCACTCCCGCGAAATCCACTCCACCGCGAACCATGCCGAACCTCCTGATCAGAGCGTGAGATCTTTGTCGGGTGGTGCCTCTGCCGACATCTGCTCGGTCGCGCCGACCACCGGCAGCGCGACCCCCTCGATGTCGCCGACGACTTCGTCGCCGTGCTGAGCGTTGACCAGGAAGCCGGGCACCTCGCCGCTGTCGCCCGCGCCGCGCGCACCCGCCGCCCCGGCCGCGGCGCCGCCCATCGGCACCATGCCGCCGGGACTGCCCGCGGGCACGGTGCCGCCAGGCCGCGCCGTCGACCCGGTCGCGCCGAGCTCGGCGCCCGTACCGGGCACACCCGGGGAGACGCCCGCGGCCCTGGTGCCGGTGTAGGGGCTCAACGGCGTCGCGGCGGGCGCGAAGCCGCCACCACCGCCGCCGCCGACGCCGCCGCCCGCGGCGCCGCCGCCCGCACCGCCACCCAGTGCCTTCGCCTCGTCCAGCTGCTCGGCGTCCGCGGCCGCCGGATCGGCGGCCGGCTTCGGCGCCAGCAGCGCGGTGTTCGCGGCGGCCAGCTGGGTCAGGCTCTGCGCGCTCTGGCCGGCCATCGTCATGAGCGGGGTCAACATCTGCAGCATCTGCATCGCCTGCTGCATGGAGTCGACGCCCTTGGGCGCGCTGGTGATCGGGACCTTCTGTCCGGCCTGCGTCATGCTCGCCGAATGGGCGGTCAATTCGGTGCGGGTCTTGGCGATCACCGCCAGTGCCTCCGCGATCGCCTCGGTGGTCGCGGCGACCATGAACAGCTGGCCACCCGGCGAACCGAGCAGCGGGGCGGCCGCCACCATCGAGGCGACGTACTTGGCGATCACCGCCGACATCAGCCCCGCCCCGACCGCCACCGAGGTGGCCGCGCCGGTGAGCACGGCCTTCTCCTGGGTGCTCTGGGTGGCCAGCTCGGCGCCGTCCTGCTGTGCCTGGCCCGCCTTCTCGGCGGCGGCGGTAGCACCCATGCCCTGCCAGGCCGCCATCGCGGCCTGTAGTGCCGTGCTGCCCAGGGTCATCGCGGTCTGCAGCGCGGTACCGATGCCGGACAGCATCTGGGCCGGATTGGGCCCGGCACCGGCCGCGGCGTCCAGCGCGCCGGTGCCGAAACTGCTGGCCATGTCGGTGAGCGGGCGCGCGAGGGCCGCGATGTCGATCACCGGCAGCGGCGGCAGTTCGGGAAGCGGCGGCGCCGCTGCCGGATCCGGCAGCGGCGGTAACCCCATGTCCCGCAGGATGTCGTTCACGGGCCGGTCGATGAGGGGCGCGAGCACGCTGCCCCGCAACAGGTCCAGGACCGTGGGATCCACCGGCGAGGTCATGAGAGGCCGTGTGCCGCCGCGTCGAATCCGGCGACCGAGGTCGCCTCGGTGGCCTCGTAGGCGGCGGCGCTCTGCTGCGCCGTCACCGCTGTGGCCGCGTGCACGGCCGCGAGTTCCATCACCGAGGACAGATGATTGGCCTGCGCGCCGGCGAACGCGAACAGGAAATCCTGACCGATCAGGCCGAAGACCGGGACCACCGCGGCCATGGTGGCGGCCTGGTCCACGGTGCCCGCGGTCGCGACCCCGGCGGCCATCGCGGCGGCGGCGTCCGCGTATCCGCGGATGACGTCAGGTGCAGCTACGAGGTCGCTCATCGTATTCCCCGTTCCTGTAAAGGAATTGACCTACCCAGTCGAACATACCAACGAAGCGCCGGTTCTCGGAAGTTCTTTCGACTCCATCGAGACTGTGCCGCAATTTCGTGAACGAGGGATGACTACCCGGCGACTTCCTCGTTGAATGCGGTGACCAGATCCGCACGCTGCGCGAAGGCCGCCGCCGCGGCCGCGGTCGAGGTCGACACCAACGCCTGCTCGAACTCCGCCGGCGACATTGTGGAAATCCCTTGTTTGAAAGTGAGATTCAGCAGAGTGCCGTTACCGTCGACCTCGACGGTGATCGCCCCGTCCGCCGATGTCGCACTCGCCCGCACCCCCGACATGTCCTCGGCCAGGTCGCGCAGCCGGTACAGCCGCGTGCGCACGGCGGCCTCCAGCTCGTCCATCGTCTCGTACATCGGATCCCCTCTCCCGCCGCGCCATCCGCCCCGCTCGGCTACACCTCACGCAGCCAGCTGCGCGGCTGATCCTCGTATTCTTCCTCGTCGGCGAGCTCCTGACCAGCCACCTGTTCCTGGGTGGGCAATCCGAGCAACGCCAGCATCTCCGGCGCCATGCCCGCCGCCGTCAACTGCTCACGCCGCGCCACCCCGGCGCGGTTGGCCGCCTGCTTGCACAGCCGCAGCACCTGCGCCGCCAGATCGGCGGGGTCGCGGCGCAATTCCGCGGGCTCGATCGCGATGCCGCGCGGCAACCCCTGCTCGGTGGTGCGCACGGTGATCGAGCCGTCCCGCGAGGAGGCGGTCCACTCCACCGGGCCCTGCTGCTCGCTCATCGGTACTCCTGCCTGTGTCGCGGTCGGTCGGATGCGCGGCCGGTCACGGTCGTTCGTCCTTGATGGCACGCACGACCTCGGCCACCCGGATGTTGATCATCGAGATCAGCCGCTTGCGGTCCGCGGCGACGGCCAACGGCGGATGCTGGTCGTCGACGACGTAGCGGCCGTCGTCGAGCAGGTCGCGCCACTCCAGCCGGTGCCGGGTGATGCCGCGCGGCCCGAACAGCGAACGGCCCTGGATCACTTCGATACTGCCCTGGTGCTGCACCGGCTCGGCGAGAAACCGCGCGGCCCGCTCGGCCACCGAGTCGTCGAAGGAGTCCTGCACCGCGGAACGGCCGTAGCTGTAGTCGAACTCCTCGGTGTCGGCGCGCGCCGCCAGGGTGACATCGGCCAGCCGGCCCGGCGTGGCGTCGGGCATGGCGCGCACCA contains:
- the mycP gene encoding type VII secretion-associated serine protease mycosin, with the translated sequence MNRRLGLRRAAGTVGAAVVLGAAVFALPASAAAIGPPVVDDGALGAALAISGRPAPLEPTEQRSVCAEPILTGAPPVEPPLAQAVLDLPTAWQFSRGAGQKVAVIDTGVNRHPRLRALQAGGDYVADTDGTVDCDGHGTLVAGIIAAAPSPDDAFAGVAPDAEILAIRQLSLAYEPKDRRSGEQSGAITTSGYGNVLTLAGAVVRAVDMGATVINISEVACSAAGATPEDAALGAAVKYAFDRNVVVVAAAGNLTSEGACKTQNERPGWSSVQTVASPAWFDPYVLSVASIDPDGMVSELSLHGPWVRAAAIGRRIVSLDSKPGGTGLVDGVQTSEGISPIEGTSFAAPYVSGLVALVRARFPELSAAQVIDRVVRTAHAPGTGRDDKLGHGLIDPVAALTAELPDQPVHAGADTPRPLAEPARPPGPDPLPRRVAVIGSITSLAVLGVGAALSIPFRNRRELDLDHLDREVLDREVTEG
- the eccD gene encoding type VII secretion integral membrane protein EccD, coding for MTESLSSGAVAAEPELCRVSVIGGNTQVDVGLPATVPIATFMRDLVALIESRNPDPVDSEEGAAPLETQHWTLARLGRDAIPPSRTLTEAEVYDGELLVLRSVTAKESPALFDDVIDAVSRLTAEDHHSWSPRSARWTGLAACVTVVLLALGLFAIGRGHGGGLAAPFLATGAGLAAVAAAVIAVRKYDDRLTALWLSLTALLLFFGGAALFVPGELGSPHLMLGCSVSLVIAVGLYRATGVGATLCAAAVTLALFGGVAALVRMVWDTPLPRIAVGLLVGAIILLSMIPRLAAVAARLPVPPVPTAGAAIDPADHEQRPTIEGIGAIGATALPSAVGLGERARAANQYQTGMVIGAAVVAAVGALGTADPLGHVRWQGLTLAVITAIILCLRGRAFADLVQAGTLIVAGASVIAGLLTALAFGDSGLWLLSGGLLLALAAAVVAFGVIGPHIEITPVTRRAGEIFEYLLICAIIPLALWLLGIYSMARNLNL
- the eccA gene encoding type VII secretion AAA-ATPase EccA, yielding MSGNRQAQRAFDAGVLSLGLTIDGQESTRDLEYAKLAFQRATEWDPTMCDAWLGRAAAGEVTGEVLHNLYKTSTTTLFREQRRLGLPPRALSGRFLSGLYIDYPLASYTEIWLAKAAHLISEKEFGEAEQVLDELAEHRRRVSTPEPERVADDRICAYVRGVLHFTTQRWPDVMSVLAGSAEWDDPYLAAGAHVMVGTACAQLGLFGEAIRRLEQAEAGPIPAARTTAMYSRGLCLRETGEEDKAQALFEKVYSQSPDFAANTAAMRDRTYRITVTTKEVIDARTDKWDPASAPSAEQMRNADAEDRAKKILAEARAELDRQIGLESVKTQVAKLQATAQLAKIRAEKGMASVPRGNHLAFTGPPGTGKTTIARVVAKIYCGVGLLETDKVVEAKRMDFVGQHLGSTAIKTDKLIDSAMDGVLFIDEAYTLIQTGLSGGDAFGREAVDTLLARMENDRDRLVVIIAGYDGEIDRLLAANDGLASRFAKRLQFPSYTPTELGQIGKLIASSRDSELSDEALALLEQACDGLYHSERIDQSGQPRRGIDLAGNGRFVRNVIEAAEEEREFRLANDDSLDLSTVDASVLMRIEAADMRAALAGVLSSLGVTDLPTA
- the eccB gene encoding type VII secretion protein EccB, whose protein sequence is MPAQLTTKAQVNGYRFLLRRLDHALVRRDVRMLHDPMRSQARSLMVGAVIGLLVVAGAAIMAFLRPQGAIGDALIVVGKDSGALYVVVEREDGERRLHPVLNLASARLIAGSSESPHSVKDSKLAGEPRGPLLGIPGAPSALPGSAQGDRSDWTICDTVALSVTGSAASATGVQTTVVAGEPQLSERIRALGADEAVLVRRADRTYLLYDGKRAALDPGNSVMARALDLSGHRPRPVGAGLLDAAAAVPPLAAPDIPDAGKPGPGRLAEVPVGGVISVGGSGSGELYVVLADGVQRVSAFTAEVIRTADSQGMSQIKTMPPDVLAGIPLLNTLPVDHFPETAPRIVSAEDAPVSCLTWGKTDPTEDATAEGSADRATVRLLAGTRTPMPESALPVTLATSDGIGDRVDTAYLRPSSGEFVQVTGMEPGSPRRGSLFYVADNGIRYGIPDLATAAVLGLGEEPRLAPWAVIGQLVPGPTLSATDALVQHDALPTTR